Proteins co-encoded in one Flavobacteriaceae bacterium MAR_2009_75 genomic window:
- a CDS encoding lysophospholipase L1-like esterase, whose product MNAQNLKFVNAGISGNNTQDLLDRLPEVIDSDPDWVLLMVGTNDMLNSNKFVSYNDYEENLKTIVNKLQEQGASVILISPPTVDPIYLFERHGEANFKDKPLKKLYAVRLYMEELSMKEGVYMVDVFKEFQNKDIPVHNEDVFLMNQKNSGKRDGVHPTAEGYQLIAETIAVSLDKEQIELDGKVICFGDSITFGMEVLGEGTVEGETYPAFLKRIVMKKNNND is encoded by the coding sequence ATGAACGCACAAAATTTAAAATTTGTGAATGCTGGTATTTCCGGCAATAATACACAAGACTTATTGGATCGCTTGCCTGAAGTGATTGATTCAGACCCAGATTGGGTATTGCTGATGGTTGGCACCAATGATATGTTGAATTCTAACAAATTCGTTTCCTACAATGATTATGAAGAGAATTTAAAGACTATTGTGAACAAATTACAAGAGCAAGGGGCTTCTGTTATTTTGATCAGTCCGCCGACGGTAGACCCGATTTATCTTTTTGAAAGACATGGGGAAGCTAACTTCAAAGATAAACCCTTGAAAAAGCTATATGCTGTCAGGCTTTATATGGAAGAGCTGAGTATGAAGGAGGGAGTTTATATGGTCGACGTTTTTAAAGAATTTCAAAACAAGGATATACCTGTTCATAATGAGGATGTTTTTCTTATGAACCAAAAGAATTCTGGCAAACGAGATGGGGTGCACCCCACGGCAGAAGGGTATCAACTGATTGCGGAAACAATTGCTGTCTCGCTTGACAAGGAACAAATAGAATTGGATGGAAAGGTAATTTGCTTCGGCGACTCCATCACTTTTGGTATGGAGGTCTTGGGCGAAGGAACGGTGGAAGGTGAGACCTATCCGGCTTTTTTAAAGAGAATAGTAATGAAGAAAAATAATAACGATTAA
- a CDS encoding lysophospholipase L1-like esterase gives MKLRNKNCWLVLLAIGCLLPFTACKEAKKNNKKEEIADSTTLHQKAKLIVLAGQSNMVGGGNRTNTDLPSAYPNITYINQGFSSGLKRPGAHSFGPEQGIMQQLTRKYPEQDFVLYKYAVGGSSLYDWLPEQDSAKVAEMGHPKFGSLYDSLLKYLPKQLNSQKLDPAAFLWIQGETDARFPRAGEEYFEGFKSLIQSFRKDGGNPNVPVIIGQVNPPAERYPAALAVMAAQSKITTALPNVQMVSLEGISKRDDNLHYNTPGQIEVGNRLGEKLNSILE, from the coding sequence ATGAAGTTGAGAAATAAAAATTGCTGGCTTGTTTTGTTGGCAATCGGTTGTTTGTTGCCTTTTACGGCTTGTAAAGAAGCTAAGAAAAATAATAAAAAAGAAGAGATTGCAGATAGTACCACTCTTCATCAAAAAGCAAAACTGATTGTTTTGGCAGGCCAAAGCAACATGGTAGGGGGCGGTAATAGAACCAATACCGATTTGCCATCTGCCTATCCGAATATAACCTACATCAATCAGGGTTTTAGTTCTGGATTAAAGCGGCCGGGAGCACATTCTTTTGGTCCGGAACAGGGTATTATGCAACAGTTAACGCGAAAATATCCGGAGCAAGATTTTGTACTGTATAAATATGCCGTTGGAGGTTCTTCTTTGTACGATTGGTTGCCCGAACAAGATTCTGCAAAGGTAGCTGAAATGGGGCACCCTAAATTTGGGAGTTTATATGACAGTTTATTGAAATATCTCCCTAAACAACTAAATAGCCAAAAACTTGATCCAGCTGCATTTCTTTGGATCCAAGGCGAGACCGATGCGCGTTTTCCTCGGGCAGGTGAAGAGTATTTTGAAGGTTTTAAAAGCTTGATACAAAGTTTTAGGAAAGATGGGGGTAACCCGAATGTTCCGGTCATCATCGGGCAGGTAAATCCACCAGCAGAAAGATACCCTGCCGCTTTAGCGGTAATGGCGGCACAATCAAAGATTACCACGGCTTTGCCGAATGTTCAAATGGTGAGTCTTGAGGGTATTTCAAAACGGGATGATAACCTGCATTACAATACCCCGGGGCAAATTGAAGTAGGTAACCGATTAGGAGAAAAGTTGAATTCCATTTTGGAGTAA